Below is a genomic region from Ferrimicrobium sp..
GGCGACGCCAGGACATAGTGCGGACTCGGTGAGCTATCTCAGTGCTGACGGTGTATTGCTGAGTGGTGACCATCTCCTGGGGCGTGGCACGACAGCGATTCTGCATCCAGATGGTTCGCTTGGACAATTCCTTCGATCCTTGGCGACGGTGGAGGTGGCGGAGTTCGCCATGATTGCACCGGGGCACGGACCGGTGATGGACGCAGACCTGGGTCGACGGGTTATCGCGTACTATCGAGCCCACCGACTCGAGCGAGTCGACCAGGTCCGCCGACTCCTCGAGGGCGGTGATCGCGCGGTCGTGGACCTTGTCACCGCGATCTATGGCGCGATTGAGGATCCGATCGTTGCTTGGTCGGCGAGGGCGTCGACGCTTGCCACGATCACCTATCTGACCCAGGAGGGTGACTGGTCGCTTGAGGGTGACCATATCGTGCGCGTTGCGCATTAATCTTTGGCCTTGGCAAAGAAGTCCAGCAGGGGATCCACCCGTTCGTAGAACGGGTGAGTGACGATTGGAGCCTGCAGGCCCGGGTTGGTCGGCGGCAACTGGGTAGCCCTTTTGGCAAAGGGACGCAACGGCCGGAGCAGTCCTGATGGAAATGGGAGGACGTCTTCATGAAAGTCGTCGAGCGCGACGGTGCCGAGCATCACGATCTCGAGCGTGACGATGCGAGAGAGACGCTCGGGAATCGCTTCCTTGAGGAGTTGATGAAGGTTGTGCCCGCGGCGCAACTCCTCTCGGGTTCCTGTGATCACAATCATGAGTTCGCGGATCGTAGGTAGAGCACTGGTGGTTTGGCGAACAAGATTGATGAGCTGATAGGTGGAGGTGAGGCCTCCCGTTGCGGTAAGCACCAGCGTCGAGGCTTGGTGTAGCAGGTTCTGCGCGAGAAGATCAACCCCTTCGGCCTGGTAGCCGTTTTCGACGTTGTACGACGATGCCCCAAGCGGGGCGACGATGGTTGCCGCACTTTCGCCGAAGAGCTGAAGGAGTCGTTCGAGTCGATCGGCATCGAGTTCATGGGCGGTTCGCGGTGTCAGGGGTTGGGGGAGGAGACGGTAGCCCCGCTGTGCAATCATTTGGGTGAATGCTGCGATGGATGTTGGAGCTGCTGCATGGGCAAGGTGGTCGATCGAAGGAGCCTCCAATGGCAGGTCGTGGAGAAATCGTTGGAGTCCTCCGGTAACAAAGTCGATCAAGATCGTCTCATGCAGTTCGGCGAAGAGCTGTGCGAATACGCAGCTGAGTTGGGCGGTCAGGCCCGGGTCGATGCCCAGAACCGGAATGAAGTAGCAACCGCGGATGGGTTCTTGGCCAGAGAAGCCGGGCGCGCCAACCTCCCCTGGGTGAGGCGGGATCTGCTCGGATCGTCGGGGGGAACGAGCGAGGTTGGGGGGGATATCGGTGACCGCGCCGTCCGCTAGTGAGACCGGATTGGGCGCGGTCATCGGCGCTGAGGTTGGAGGTGGGCACTGTACTGGTGGCATTCCGGCATCGGGGGTCGGTGAGACTGGTGGACTCGGTGTCCATTCTGTGACAGCACCACTGGACTGCGCCTCGGCGCGGCCAACTTCGTCGAGACTGTTCTGCATGCCTGGAGTGGTTGTGCTGGTTCGAGTCGATGATGCTCGATGCGGGGCCTGCGCCTGCGCTGTGGCCTGGTGGGCCATCTGAACGAGGGTTGAGGGGTCGAGCGTCAAGGCCACTGATGAAGTGAGCGTTTGCCAGCGGTTCTCTAAGGGCAAGGAGGTGATGACAAGTCCACCTCCGCAGAGGTCTGTGAGTGGCTGTGGGGAATCAAGGCAACGGATTCGGAGATCGTGGGCGTGAGGGGCAAGGTGGGCGAGCGTCGTGGAGGCAACTCCATCCTCTTCGATGACGACTAGGAGTGGCCTATGGGACATGGGGGCCACCGATCGGCGGATAGCTCTGCAGCGTTGTGTGTCCCACAACCCCGGTAGCGCCAATGATTGCGATCTTGCCGGTTTGTTCCGCCTGGTAGATCGCGAGAGCGGTCTCGATGTGTGCGACGCCAACGGTGATGAGGTAGGTACCGTTGTTGGTACTCAGCGCATGGATCTCCAGATCTACGGCGAGCACTTGGGATGAGGCAATTCCGCTCGCCGCCGTGTAGGTGGCGATGACATCGACACGATCACCGGGTTGGATCAGACTTGTGCCAACGGACGAAGTCGGTACCGAGACCGTGATGAGCGGTAACGGGCGAGATGGACGAGACCGGACGACCATCGAGGTTTCGACGATCTCATCGGGGGTGATATTGGTGGTTGTCACCTCTCCGATCAAGGTAGTTGGATCATGGGGAACGGCATCGGTAAGCCAACTCGGTACCACCGTCTTACGAAGTTCGAGATCTTGTGGAAGGAGGGCTGCTCCTGCGGGGACGGCGATCTTTGCGACGGGAACCCAGGCAGTACGGGGCTGTTGTTCCTCGTGCACCAATGAGGCACCGAGCGTAGCGACAGCGATCGCCAACATGGTGACAAGCCCAACGAAACGCAGCCTTGCTGGTTCGATGCGTCGGGTGCTTCGTAGGCGTTTGCGCTTAAGGGACCACTTGGGGTCATCACTGCGTGTAGGTGTACTGATCGATCGCATCGTCCCTCCCTGGCTCTTGACGCATCGCCTTGGGTATAGGTGGCGGCATGGTCTCCCTCCTTGGGAGGGGAGGCATGCGCATGTACCAATCCGTTGGCGATGCTGGTGCATCCTTGCAGTACGGGAGCTTAGCGGTCCGGTCGCTGACGTGTCAAGTCATCCTCTGGTGAACTATGATAAACAATGATAGATGGAGGAACTTTGTGGTAGACAGCAAGTGGTTGAGTTCCAAGGAGGCGGCGGAGCGACTGGGTGTGTCGCTGCGTACGCTCTATCGGTTGATCGACGAGGGTCAGCTGACGGGCTATCAGATTGGGCGTAATATACGCTTGCGTCATGGTGATCTTGATGACTATGTTGAACGCAGCCGTATTGCGCCGGGGGATCTTCGTCATCTTTACCAATTTGACGAGGTCGATGCCAGCCTACGGAGTGAGGGTTCCTAAGCGCTTGGCCATCGTGGGATGCCCTTCGCAGATGGTTCGCCTTGCTCGACAACGTTGCAGGTAGGCCCGCACCCCAAGGGACCCACAACATCGTTACACGATGCTTTTCCAGTGGCCATCCCAAGGAAGAACCATCCCAAGGAACAGTTCAGACAACCGGTAACTCAGTACTGCATGGTCACCACACCAGGTGTCGGCTTCATGCGAATCCAAGCCGGTGTGCTGGGGATCGGGCTAGCCTCCAATTGGGGTTCCTGGTGCTCACCCGAATAGTGCGAGCGACCGTAGAATGAACTGGGGCACAGAGACTCACCATCATTGCCGGGGGGGTGGTCTCGACCAACGGGCTGGGCGCGTACCCCCCGTGATGGTAGCTTTGTCGTAGTCTGCGCGCTCGCTCGCGGCAACTACTGACCAACCAGCGCGGTGGTTGTCGTTGTCCAAGCATGGAGGCAGCCTGAACCCTGAGCCTTGGCGGCTCGCGTTGACTTTGAGTCTGTCTGCATGTCATGCCAGTTGGGATGCAACATCGCTAGCTCACCCGTGGGCATAAGAGGCATCGCTCAGCTTACCGAGCGCAAGGAGCCGAATCGGATAAGGAACCTCATCGACTGGGTAGGGTGCGTAATGAATGGGCGCGAGGTGAGGCAGAAGACAGCTGCCGATGCCTGGGAGTTGCTCGGGTAGAGGGTTCCGATAATTGCGACCAAAGCGCTGATGAAATGGCGCCCGAGATGCTAGTGTGGTAGGTACGATGCGTTTTACGAGACCGGGAGTTCCGGACTGACCAGAGCAATGCATGAAAGCCGTAGTGCGGTGGGGATGGCTCCGTGGCTCCTGTAGTACAGGTAGTCCTCAGCAATGGTAATCAGTCGTTCGAGTGCGTGTCGATGACCGAAGATGTCCGTCAACAGACAGTTTCCTCCATTGGTGATGCGTTCGAGTTCAGTCAGGAACGAACGAAGTTCGGCGGCTGCTTCGGTGCGTATAGTGAGGAATTGGACCGATGTGATTGCAGACGGACTGATGAGATGGGCCCGACTGCCCTCGGTGAGCAGCCTGAGCGCATCAGTACCGTAGGCGGTAATTCTCCCTTGGAGTTGTTGCAATCCGATTGTCAATCGGACAGTGTGTTGATAGCTGAGCAGTTCGGTAAAGCTGCTTGTCTCGAGGCGTCGCAAGGCCTGCTGGTGACGTCGGAACTCCTCGGCGAAAGTGAGTTCGGTGGCGATCTCATCGAGTGCATGCATCAGTTTCGAGGTGACCTCATTGGTCGTATCAGTTGCCTGCTCTGCAGGCGTTTCCTTGGAGTCCATTCCTTAGCCATCGCTCAATTGATTCGACCACTTGACTCGGTCTTGGATGACCAGGGTAGTGTCCTGCCACCTGTTCGGTCGTATCGCAGCCGCCCACACGGGTCGAGGAGTTCTGGCTCTTGTTCGAGAAGGCGCAGGAGCCAGGATGAGGCGGTGGCGTTTGCCGATCCCCAAGCGTCGCCTAGACGAGCACCGAGCGATGATGGAGGCGGACATCACCAAACGAGCACCGAGTATCTACGATTGGTCAGCAGAGAGTAAGCAGATGATACCCAACACCGTGAGTGTAGCGCAATGGTGGATGAGAGAGTGAGGATAACTTGACGATGTCGAGTGCCAATATGAGTGTGGCATCGATGACGGGCCGTTTGCGGGTCACGAGCCCACCGGCCCTTTTGAACGTCCTTGGGCGTAATGACGAGCATTTACGGATTCTTGAGCGCGCATTTACCCGCTCGCGCATCCTTATCCGTGGAGATGAAATCATGGTGGAGGGGCCGGACGCGACGGTGGTCATCCGACTCTTTTCGGAGCTTTTGGCTATTGCTGACCGCGGTGATGCGATCGAACCCCAGACACTCCAACGGGCTATCGATATGGTCGAGGCCGAGGCGAGCCCAAAGGATGTCACTGATGTCGAGCTTGCGCGTTCGCGCTCTGGTAAGCCAGTGCGCCCCAAGACGATCGGGCAACGCAGGTACGTGGAGGCTATCGGAGCCAATACGATCACCTTTGGGATCGGGCCTGCTGGTACTGGGAAGTCCTACCTCGCGGTAGCACTCGCGGTCGCGGCGTTACAGGAGAAGCGTATCAATCGCATCATTTTGACCCGCCCTGCGGTTGAGGCGGGGGAGCGGTTAGGATTCCTGCCCGGTGATCTCAATGCGAAGGTCGATCCGTATCTGCGTCCGCTGTACGATGCCCTCTATGACTTGATGGATCCCGAGACGGTCACCCGACTGTTCGAGCGACAGGTGATTGAGGTCGCCCCCCTTGCTTTCATGCGCGGTAGGACGCTTAACGCGAGCTTTATCATCCTCGACGAGGCTCAGAACACGACACCTGGCCAGATGAAGATGTTTCTCACTCGTATCGGATTTGGTTCCAAGGCGGTCGTGACCGGTGACGTGACCCAAGTCGACTTGACGAGTGGCCGTTCCGGACTGTTCGACGTGGAGCGGACACTCTCTGGTATCGAGGGTGTGGCCTTTGTTCGTCTGGACTCGAGGGATGTGGTTCGCAACCCGATTGTTACGGCGATCGTTGACGCCTATGATCGAAGTGAGGCGGAGGCAAATCGATCGTGAGTAGTGAGTTAGAGATCTTTGTCGCTAATGAACAGGACGACGTCCCGATAGCCGAGGACTTGTTCTATACGTTGGCCAAGGAGATCGCCACCCATGAATATAAGGTCCGGCCGGCCGAGCTCTCGGTTCTCTTCGTGGACCGTGATGTGATCGCATCGATGAACCTTGAGTTTCGCGCGATGAACGGGCCAACTGACGTCCTTTCCTTTGTGATTGAGGAGGATGAACCGCCCTTTGGAGGATCTCCTGACTCACGGAGGCCAAGTCCGACCTCGCCGCAGCCGGAGCGCCCGGCCCTGTTGGGCGACATTGTGATCTGCCCCTTGATCGCTGCGGAGAACGCACCCCAGCACCAGGGTGAACGGGGCCATGACGGTACACTTGAGGATGAGTTGGCGTTGCTGCTTGTCCATGGTGTGTTGCATCTTCGAGGCATGGATCACGAGATTGATGCCGAAGCGGAGCTGATGGAGGCACGAGAGGATGCGTTGTTGGAACAGTTCTACCGCCCTTTGAAAGTTGCGCGTCTCGGTCGGGGGCGTGAGTAGGTCGGCCGATGAACACTGAAGACACCTGGTCGCTGGTTGTCGTTATTTTTCTGGTATTGCTATCTGCGATCATGTCTCTAGCAGAGACTTCTTTGACGCGAACCTCGAAGATTCGTGCCCTTGGGCTGGTGGAACAGGAACGCCGGGGAGCCAAGCGACTTGCCGCAATGGTGGAGGACCCAGGTTCCTACCTCAGCACTGTACTATTCGTGACCCTCGTTGCTCAGCTCGTCGCCGCCACGCTGGTCGGTATCATCGCTGACCATCTCTTTGGACCTCTTGGAGTGGTCGTTGCCACCATTGTTGAGGTACTGGTAATTTTTGTTCTTGGGGAGGCGGTGCCAAAGAACATCGCAGTGGTCCGCCCGGACGAGAGTGCGCTTTTTGCGGCACCGTTGGTCTCGGTGTTGGTCAAGTTCTGGCCCATTAAGGTGATCGCCTCCGGGGTGGCACGACTTTCGCGGCTCCTGACGCCTGGTAGAGGTTCCATCACGTCCTTCGTCTCCGAACAGGAGCTGCTCGCGATGGCTGATGCTGCAGAGGAGGGTGACGTCATCGAGGATGAGGAGCGCGCACTCATCCACTCAGTGATCAATTTCGGCGATACGATCACTCGGGAAGTGATGGTGCCTCGACCCGATATCGTCGCCGTAGAGGCGACAGCGACGATCGATGAAGCGATCGCTGTGATCGTCAAGGTTGGGCGCTCACGATTGCCGGTCTATGACGGATCGATCGATAACGTGGTCGGGATTCTGCTCGCGAAGGATCTGCTCGCGATCGAGCGTAAGGACGCTGGCCATGAGGCGGTGCGCAGACACATGCGTCCGGCGCACTTTGTTCCGGAGAGTAAGCCGGTTGCCGATCTTCTCCGGGAGATGAAGCTGGAGAAGTTCCACATCAGCGTGGTGGTCGACGAGTACGGCTCAACGGCGGGTCTCGTTACGCTAGAGGACCTGATCGAGGAGTTGATCGGCGACATCTCGGATGAGTTTGATACCGAGGATGAGGCGGTGGTAGCGGGCGCTGATGGAGGAATTCAGGTCAAGGGCACCCATGCCATCGACGACATCGAGGAGCTCTTGCATGTGACCTTGCCTGAAGGGGGATGGGATACCGTTGGTGGATTTATCGTGGGTCAACTGGGACATTTGCCAGCGGCTGGCGAGGAGGTCGAGGTGGCGGGGTATCGATTTCGAGTCCTTCATGTGACGGGCCATCGCGTCGCCACCGTTACAATTGCGCCCCTGGCCGATCCTGACAGGACCGGAGAGGCTAACTGATGCAGTCAGGATTTGTTGCAATCGTTGGCCGTACAAATGTTGGCAAGTCTTCACTCATCAACTCCATTGCAGCTGCCCAGCTTTCGACGGTGTCATGGCACAAAAACACGACACGTCGAGCGGTGCGGGTAATCGTTCGTGAACCCGAAATCGAGATGGTCTTGGTCGATACTCCGGGGCTCGACGTTGGCCATGACCAACTGGCTGCCCGTCTCTTTGCCGTCACCGAGGGTGAGATGGACGGTGCCGATCTCACGCTGATGGTGCTCGATGCAACGAAGCCGTTGAGCGACCGCGAGCGCGCGATACTTGATCGGCTTCACCCCGAGGATTTGGTGGTCATTAACAAGATTGACCTCGTAGCTCCGGGTGTGCTTTTGCCCAAGCTAGATGAGCTATCGCGATGGGATCTTAGCGAATATCTGTTAGCGTCGGCAAAGCGTGGCGACGGCGTTGTCGCGTTGCGCCAAGCGCTCTCGCAACGCCTCCCCGAGGGAGAGGCGATGTACGACGCAGAGACCAAGGTCGATCTGCCGCTGCGCATCTGGCTTGGCGAGGTCGTCCGTGATGAACTCTTGAATGGCCTGCGAGATGAGGTCCCCCACTCTGTCGAGTGCCGGGTGGTGGATTGGGATGATGATGAAGATGAGGTACCGGTCACGATCTACGTCGAGCGGGACTCTCAAAAGGGGATACTCATCGGTGAGGGAGGAGCTCGGCTCCGCTCGGTGCGACGCCGTGTCAATCGACGGCTTCGAGGGAGATATCGGGTCCGACTTGAGGTCAAGGTCGCCAAGGAGTGGAGCCGAGATGCCAGTCGCCTTGACGAATTCGAGTTTTGATCACGTTGTGTGCCCTAGCCTGACGGCAGGGCATGAGGAACGGTACAGCCAGGCTGCCTCCAGCTGACAGGTGCACTACCTATCGTTTGGGATGACCGCTTGAGCTTGACGCCAAACCGGTAGGTGGTTGGTGTGTAAGATAGAGAGTTGGTAACCGACCAGCTTTCAGTGGCGGCTCGGGTCCACGACCAGGAACGAGCTGACCGGTCGTTGCGACTCCTATGAATCTCGCAGCAATTCGTTGAGTTTCGAGCCTTTGTCGACTTTGAGCATCACGGCTCCGACAACGAGGAGGACGATCCAGGCACCTAACGAGAATCCGCGACCAAAGTAGTAGTGAGCAAAGGCGAGATGACCAGTGAGGGCAGCGGTCGTGACGCCAGGAATGGCGACGAAACCTGAGACGAAGAAGAGGATGAGGTTGAGCGCGCTATACGCAAGCGCAGGTAGATACCACATCCGCAGGCCTAGCAGGTAGATCATGGCGATCAGCGCGTAGATCACGACCTCTCCGTCAAGCCAGAGGGTTACTTCAGCGGATTTCGCTGGTGCGGCGAAGATGTGAGCAGCAGCGTCCGCCAGTGCGACTAAGACCAGTAGGAAGCGGATCCAATGGATGTTGCGGACGGAGCGCTCTGGGGTGTACCAACGTTCCCGTTCGTGCTCTAGCGGACCGGGCAAGGTCCGAGCTAACCAATCGTGGGGGGTATGGGTTACGGGGGTGTTTGTCTGAGCCATCTTGATAGTGATCCTTCCTGTGATAGCGATGCTGGAGTAACATGACAACTATTTGTAATGTTAGTGCTCACGCCGGAAAGGAACCTGGGGTCTTTTGGCCTACAGCTCACGGACAAAGGACCGATTCCCTAGCGATCTAAGCGCTTGAAATGCCACAGCTTGAGACCGAGAGGATGTGTCGGGAGCGGCCATGAGGCCCCAAGGGGGTTGCCATCCTCTTGGTTTTTCGTAGATCGCTATAGTGCGCCAACGCCGGACGCTATAGTGCGCCAACGCCGGACGCTATGGTGCGCCGGTATCGATCACTATCGTGGTCCTGTCAACTCCTTGCTCAAGGCGAGGTTGGCGTATCTGGCAAGGTCGATCAGCCCTGTGTGCTGAGGCTGTTTGATGGGCGGCGACCCAGGGTCATGAGGATCGGGTATCGGAGTACTCGAAGGCGCCATTGCCCGTAGCCCGGCGACCCAGCCGACGGCGTCGCTGGCCTTGGTTGTGGAAAGGAGAAGAGTTCCTCTGTAGAGCATGGTGGCGCTAAGCTCGATGAGGGAGTGCGTTGCTCGATGAGGAGTACGTTTCGGAGGGCCATGGAGTTTCGCAGTGCAATGATAGGTCGTTGGAGCGGCGAGGGAGCGGGTTGGTACCCGACCATCGCTGATTTTGACTTCCATGAGACGGTCGAGGTGGCTGATCTTGGCCGACCTTTTTTGACCTATCGACAGATGACTAAGGCCAGTGATGGCTCACCATTACATACAGAAGTCGGTTACCTACGGTTCGTGGGAGAACGCCAAGCAGAGCTTGTGGTTGCACAACCGACCGGCATCAGTGAGGTGCTAACCGGGTGGATCGAGGACCGCGCTGCTGGCTATCGCCTCGCGTTGGACTCGACTCAGGTAGGACATACCCCGACCTCGAAACCAGTTGCGGCCACGAGACGGATCTTTCTTCTTGAGGGGGATGTGCTGGACGTGGAGTTTTGGATGGAGGCGGTCGGCCAACCGATGCAGCAGCATCTACGATCACGGCTCCGGCGAGACCCATGATCGAGGGCATCGATCCGACCAAGATTCCTGTCCATGTAGGGTGCGTGATGGACGGGAACGGCCGTTGGGCTGAGCAGTTTGGTCTCCCACGTACTGAGGGGCACGCGGCGGGGGAAGAGGCTCTGCTTGATACGGTGTATGGCGCGCTTGATCTAGGGATCTCTTGGCTCACCGTCTATGCGTTTTCAACGGAGAACTGGCGACGACCTAGTGATGAAGTACGTTTCTTAATGAATTTTAACCGAGGCCTCCTTCGTCGACGGCGGGACGAGTTGAACGACCTCGGTGTGCGGGTTCGCTTCATTGGAAGACGAAACTGGAGGGTGCCACGCTCGGTTCTGCGCGAAATGGATCGGGCGGAGGAGCTCACCCAAGCGAACTCGACGCTCACCCTGACGATGGCCTTTAACTATGGTGGGCGAGCGGAGATCGTCGATGCGGTACAGTCGATTGTGGCTGCGGGTTATCGTCCCAGCCAGGTTAACGATGCTCTCATCGCCAGCTATCTGTACCAGCCGGAGATGCCGGATCCGGACCTTGTGGTCCGTACCTCGGGCGAGTATCGTATCTCGAACTTTTTGCTCTGGCAGTTGGCCTATTCAGAGCTTGTCTTTGTAGACGAGTATTGGCCTGACTTTCGTCGAGAACACCTGTTTGAGGCGGTGCGTCTCTACCAAGGGCGTTCACGCCGTTACGGGGGAGTGAAGGAGCCACGTCGTCGATGAAGATAGTGTATGTGATCGCGCGGATTCTGGCATGGTTGATCGGTCTTGGGTTGCTGTTTCTGGCGGTCGCCGCCATTCGAGGTGGCGCGGCACAACTTGGGAGTTTGATGATTCTCGTGGTGGTGCTGATCGGCCTGTTGGTGCTTGGCGGGCGTCGGCAGCGCTTTCGTAATCGATGAAGTCCTACACAGATCGAGCCGTGGTGATCCGCACCTGGCCACTCGGAGAGTCAGATCGAATTGTGACTCTCTTTACCCGCGAACACGGTAAGGTTCGGGCGGTCGCTAAGGGGGTGCGGAGTGCTAAGAGTCGTATCTCAGGTTTAATCCAGCCGACCAGCGAGCTCGATCTGCTGCTCTATCGCGGACGGGAGTTGGACGTCATCCAACAGGCGTCACTCGTGCAGGCGCATCTCGCTCGCGTCGGGGTTGAGCCGAGCCAATTTGGCTCGGCATTGGAGTGGCTTGAGGCGATCGACAGTCTCACCCTTGATCGGCATCCCGATCCGGTTATCTACGAGCTGATGAACCGTGGCCTACGCCTCATGGGGGATGAACCTGGCCCATTCTTGTTGGGTGCGCTGCTGGTACGACTACTCGATATCGAGGGTTATGCCCCGAACCTCACCGTGTGCGGACTCTGTGGTGCCCCTGGTTCTTTCGCAGCTTTTGACTTCGCTAGTTCTGCTCCTAGATGTTCTGGCTGTGGTGGGGAACCTGTTGGATCCGAGATCTTGGCGAAGGCGGCATCGATTCTCGCCCATCGTGTCAGTGAGGTACTCACCGACAAGGACGCTCGAGGTGGGCGGGAGTTTGAAGCGTTTGCTATTCGATTGGTCAAGGAGGTGGTAGGTAGAGGTCTGCGTTCCACCGGTGTGGTAGCCTCCCTGCTCGAGCCCCAGGCCACCCAAAATCAGCCTTCCTAAGCCTCGATAACCAGTTGGGGAGGCTCCTCCTACTACAATCCCGATATGCCTGATCTTGATCGAATGGAAGCCATTGTCAGCCTCGCAAAACAACGGGGGTTTATCTTTCCCTCGGCCGAGATCTATGGTGGATTCCGATCGACCTATGACTACGGACCGCTTGGAGCGCTCATGCTGCGCAACGTCCGCGAAGCGTGGTGGAACTTCATGGTCCAGCAGCGTCCGAACGTGGTGGGGATCGAAGCGGCCATACTATCGAGCCCAAAGATCTGGGAGGCTTCGGGGCACTTAGCGGGTTTCACGGATCCACTTGTCGATTGTCGCACGTGCGGTTCACGGTGGAGAGAGGACCAGATCGAGGGCGTATGCCCTAGTTGTGGATCTACGGATCTCACCGAGGCGCGTGACTTTAATCTGATGTTTCGGACCTTTGTCGGTCCTGTCGCCGATGATGCCTCGGTAGCCTACCTACGGCCCGAGACCGCGCAAGGAATGTTTGTGAATTTTCCGTTGGTGCAGCGAGCGCTTCGGCTCAAGCCACCTTTTGGGATCGCCCAACTCGGTAAGTCATTCCGCAATGAGATCACTCCCGGCAACTTTGTCTTTCGAACGCGCGAATTTGATCAGATGGAGATGGAGTTCTTTACCCCGCCGGAACTCGCTGACCGATACTTCCAGTATTGGACCACAGAGCGTTACGAATGGTACCGTACCCTTGGGATTCCAGCAGACGAGCTGCGCTTACGACCACATGATCCCGATGAGCTTTCTCACTACTCGAAGGGCACCGTCGACATTGAGTATCGGTTTCCGTGGGGCTTTGGCGAACTTGAGGGGATTGCGAATCGTGGAAGCTACGATCTCAACGCCCATGCGACGCATTCTGGCACGGATATGACCTACTTCGACCCGCAGACCAATGAGCGCTATCTGCCCAACGTCATCGAACCCGCCGGAGGGGTGACGCGAGCGATGATGGCCTTCTTGCTCTCAGCCTTCGACCGAGACGAGGTAGGC
It encodes:
- a CDS encoding glycine--tRNA ligase, translating into MPDLDRMEAIVSLAKQRGFIFPSAEIYGGFRSTYDYGPLGALMLRNVREAWWNFMVQQRPNVVGIEAAILSSPKIWEASGHLAGFTDPLVDCRTCGSRWREDQIEGVCPSCGSTDLTEARDFNLMFRTFVGPVADDASVAYLRPETAQGMFVNFPLVQRALRLKPPFGIAQLGKSFRNEITPGNFVFRTREFDQMEMEFFTPPELADRYFQYWTTERYEWYRTLGIPADELRLRPHDPDELSHYSKGTVDIEYRFPWGFGELEGIANRGSYDLNAHATHSGTDMTYFDPQTNERYLPNVIEPAGGVTRAMMAFLLSAFDRDEVGGEERTVLRLSPFLAPYTVAVLPLSRKPELQGAADAVFASLASAFSCDFDVTQSIGRRYRRQDEIGTPFCVTVDFDTLDDKAVTVRDRDTTEQVRIPMTEVTRYLQERLDSTARPVATPFG